In one window of Reinekea forsetii DNA:
- a CDS encoding FAD-dependent oxidoreductase — MTNRLHNDFQFLDVGRRDPAKKELVARQQQFVEIYQPMGQRQAAEQSHRCLECGTPYCEWKCPVHNYIPNWLKLVSEGNILEAVELSHQTNSLPEVCGRVCPQDRLCEGACTLNDEFGAVTIGNTEKYITDTALAMGWKPDMSKVVMTGKRVAIVGAGPAGIGAADILIRNGVKPVVFDKNPEVGGLLTFGIPEFKLEKSVLSRRREIFTEMGIEFRLNTEVGVDIDFQALVDEYDAVFLGMGTYTAMKGDFPGEDLAGVHEALPFLIANVNHNQGWEKNPADFIDLAGKRVVVLGGGDTAMDCNRSAIRQQAAGVTCVYRRDEENMPGSRKEVANAKEEGVQFRFNRQPVAIIGETRVEGIKVVSTRLGKADAAGRRHPEVIAGSEEIIPADAVLIAFGFQPSPAPWFANFGIELDARQRVVAPEKAQYKFQTSNAKVFAGGDMVRGSDLVVTAIHEGRQAAEGMLDYLGV, encoded by the coding sequence ATGACCAATCGCTTACACAATGATTTTCAGTTTTTGGATGTCGGCCGTCGAGATCCGGCCAAAAAAGAGCTAGTTGCGCGGCAACAGCAGTTTGTTGAAATATACCAGCCCATGGGGCAGCGTCAGGCGGCTGAGCAGTCGCATCGGTGCCTAGAATGTGGCACGCCCTATTGTGAATGGAAATGCCCGGTGCATAACTACATTCCTAACTGGCTCAAGCTGGTTAGTGAGGGCAACATATTAGAGGCGGTTGAACTCAGCCATCAAACCAATTCCTTACCCGAGGTGTGCGGTCGGGTTTGTCCGCAGGATCGTCTGTGCGAAGGGGCCTGTACTTTGAACGATGAGTTCGGTGCCGTGACCATTGGTAACACCGAAAAATACATTACCGATACCGCGCTGGCCATGGGCTGGAAGCCGGATATGTCGAAGGTGGTGATGACCGGTAAGCGAGTTGCCATCGTCGGCGCCGGACCGGCCGGCATCGGCGCGGCCGATATCTTGATCCGCAATGGGGTCAAGCCGGTGGTATTCGACAAAAATCCTGAAGTAGGCGGTCTGCTGACTTTCGGCATTCCCGAATTTAAGCTGGAAAAATCGGTATTATCACGGCGCCGCGAAATTTTCACAGAGATGGGTATCGAATTCCGTCTCAATACCGAGGTCGGGGTCGATATCGACTTCCAGGCCCTGGTTGATGAATACGATGCCGTATTTTTGGGCATGGGCACCTACACCGCCATGAAGGGGGATTTCCCCGGTGAAGACTTGGCCGGTGTGCATGAAGCCCTACCGTTCCTGATCGCGAATGTGAATCACAACCAGGGTTGGGAAAAAAATCCGGCCGACTTTATCGACCTGGCGGGCAAGCGGGTGGTGGTCTTGGGCGGCGGTGATACCGCAATGGACTGCAATCGCAGCGCCATTCGCCAGCAAGCGGCCGGCGTGACCTGTGTTTATCGGCGCGACGAAGAAAACATGCCCGGTTCGCGCAAAGAGGTCGCCAATGCCAAGGAAGAAGGCGTGCAGTTTCGCTTCAATCGGCAACCGGTCGCCATTATCGGTGAGACCCGGGTCGAGGGCATTAAAGTGGTCTCAACCCGCCTGGGCAAAGCCGATGCAGCGGGCCGTCGCCATCCGGAAGTGATTGCCGGCAGCGAAGAGATCATTCCCGCCGACGCGGTGCTGATCGCCTTTGGTTTTCAGCCAAGTCCGGCGCCCTGGTTTGCCAATTTCGGGATCGAATTGGATGCCCGGCAACGGGTCGTCGCGCCCGAAAAGGCGCAGTATAAATTCCAAACCTCTAATGCCAAGGTCTTTGCCGGTGGCGATATGGTGCGCGGGTCTGACCTGGTGGTTACCGCCATCCACGAAGGGCGTCAGGCTGCCGAAGGGATGTTGGACTATTTAGGCGTTTAA
- a CDS encoding IS3 family transposase (programmed frameshift) — MESCSNTGRKRTQRDYTLAFKLSVVDQVEKGELTYKQAQKRYGIQGRSTVLVWLRKHGTLDWTSQRVKPLMNKETPEQKIKRLEKALEDKEDYIYLMDETIKRVDQIKGTSFPKKVLRVVAREAQARGRMTLARSCRLIGISRQAMYQELARKRQKSTALSPVLDWVYTIRRDLPRLGGRKLYHLLQPELQRQQIKLGRDGLFTLLRQHRLLIMPARQYRKTTHSKHWMRKYPNLYQGMAIDRPEQAYVSDITYLESREGVHYLSLVTDAYSRKIVGHHVSDDLSAKSVVKALDQMLIERQSRERAIHHSDRGLQYCSELYQSRLASQGITPSMTTGYDCYQNALAERINGILKNEFLIHQYKDKEELEQVVKESIDAYNHKRPHSSLGMLTPASVHEKAN, encoded by the exons ATGGAATCCTGTTCTAACACAGGCCGAAAGCGCACTCAGCGTGATTACACCCTGGCCTTTAAATTGTCAGTGGTCGACCAAGTTGAAAAAGGCGAACTCACCTACAAACAGGCTCAAAAGCGCTACGGCATTCAAGGCCGATCAACCGTTTTGGTGTGGCTTCGTAAGCATGGTACCTTGGACTGGACCTCTCAACGTGTAAAACCCCTCATGAATAAAGAAACCCCAGAACAAAAAATTAAACGGCTCGAGAAAGCCCTCGAAGACAAAGAAGATTACATTTACCTGATGGATGAAACGATCAAGCGAGTCGACCAGATTAAGGGGACCTCTTTCC CGAAAAAAGTTCTTAGAGTTGTTGCCCGAGAAGCTCAAGCAAGAGGACGAATGACACTGGCTCGAAGCTGTCGTTTGATAGGTATTTCTCGACAAGCCATGTATCAAGAGCTTGCTCGAAAACGCCAAAAATCAACGGCGCTATCACCCGTACTGGACTGGGTATATACGATACGTCGTGACTTGCCGCGCTTAGGTGGCCGGAAGCTCTACCACCTTTTGCAGCCAGAGCTCCAACGGCAACAGATTAAACTGGGGCGGGATGGTTTGTTTACGCTATTAAGGCAGCATCGTCTCTTAATCATGCCGGCACGTCAGTACCGTAAAACCACGCACAGTAAGCATTGGATGCGAAAATACCCAAACCTATACCAGGGAATGGCCATTGACCGACCAGAGCAGGCCTATGTGAGCGATATCACATACTTGGAAAGTCGAGAGGGGGTGCATTACCTCTCGTTGGTGACCGATGCGTATTCTCGAAAGATTGTAGGTCATCACGTCAGTGATGATCTGTCAGCGAAATCCGTGGTAAAGGCATTAGACCAAATGCTTATCGAACGACAGAGCAGAGAACGGGCCATTCATCATTCGGACCGAGGACTACAATACTGTTCTGAGCTATATCAATCACGCTTGGCGTCACAAGGTATCACGCCTTCAATGACCACAGGCTACGATTGTTACCAGAATGCGTTGGCAGAGAGGATTAACGGCATTCTAAAAAACGAGTTCTTAATCCATCAATACAAAGACAAAGAGGAGCTGGAGCAGGTCGTGAAAGAGTCAATCGATGCGTATAATCACAAACGACCGCACAGCAGTTTGGGGATGCTAACCCCAGCAAGCGTGCATGAAAAAGCCAACTGA
- a CDS encoding acyl carrier protein phosphodiesterase, whose translation MNFLGHCLFSDDTPAALAGSLWPDFARRPEPSTCSAGFLQHFDRHQWIDKTTDHHPLLEPLRIELRPVFRKTTPIVIDMMLDHHLAQHWARYHALALPAFAENAYHQLQRFDELTWSPRFERTLFWMTQQDWFVSYASSVGIQQALSGMAKRIRFDNPMVEHSLVAVHQTNLFVDTLDLFIEHLLTQTRTHETPE comes from the coding sequence ATGAACTTTTTAGGCCATTGCTTGTTTTCCGACGACACTCCCGCCGCGCTGGCTGGCAGCCTGTGGCCCGACTTTGCCCGGCGTCCAGAGCCATCGACTTGCTCAGCGGGGTTTTTGCAGCACTTCGATCGGCACCAATGGATCGATAAGACTACCGATCATCACCCGCTCTTGGAGCCCTTGCGGATCGAGCTGCGGCCGGTATTTCGCAAGACCACGCCGATTGTTATCGACATGATGTTGGATCATCACCTGGCCCAGCACTGGGCGCGCTACCACGCCTTGGCCCTACCAGCCTTTGCCGAGAACGCGTATCACCAATTACAGCGTTTCGACGAACTGACCTGGTCGCCACGCTTTGAGCGAACTCTGTTTTGGATGACGCAACAGGATTGGTTTGTCAGCTATGCCAGTTCGGTTGGCATTCAGCAAGCGCTCTCGGGCATGGCCAAACGCATTCGCTTCGACAATCCAATGGTCGAACACAGCCTGGTGGCCGTGCATCAGACCAATCTTTTTGTCGACACATTAGACCTCTTTATCGAACATTTGCTCACCCAGACGCGCACGCACGAGACGCCGGAGTGA
- the hemE gene encoding uroporphyrinogen decarboxylase — translation MTELKNDRFLRALMRQPVDRTPVWMMRQAGRYLPEYRATRAQAGDFLSLCKNAQLACDVTLQPLERYPLDAAILFSDILTVPDAMGLGLYFEAGEGPKFRQTIRSEKDLALLSTPKMDDELGYVMNAVRTIRHELNGRAPLIGFTGSPWTLATYMIEGGGSKDFRHCKAMAYSQPEVLHELLRQLALVVTDYLNAQIEAGAQVVQIFDSWGGALGHKAYEEFSLDYMKQIISGLKREHQGRKVPVILFTKGGGQWLDVMADSGADALGLDWTTSLSTARAQVGDRVALQGNMDPSVLYASPDRIRAEVDRILAEYGSGNGHIFNLGHGIHQFVDPAHAGAFVEAVVELSPKYHR, via the coding sequence GTGACAGAATTGAAAAACGACCGGTTTCTACGCGCGCTGATGCGTCAACCCGTTGACCGCACGCCGGTCTGGATGATGCGCCAGGCCGGACGTTACTTGCCCGAATACCGTGCCACTCGGGCCCAAGCCGGAGATTTTCTCAGCCTGTGTAAAAATGCTCAGCTGGCCTGTGATGTCACCCTGCAGCCCTTAGAGCGTTATCCGCTCGACGCGGCGATCCTCTTTTCCGACATTCTCACGGTGCCGGACGCCATGGGCTTGGGACTCTATTTCGAAGCGGGCGAGGGGCCGAAATTCCGGCAGACCATCCGCAGTGAGAAAGATCTGGCCTTGCTCTCGACGCCGAAGATGGACGATGAACTCGGCTATGTTATGAACGCCGTGCGCACCATTCGCCACGAACTCAACGGACGCGCGCCGCTGATCGGCTTTACCGGCAGCCCCTGGACCCTAGCGACCTATATGATCGAGGGCGGTGGCAGCAAAGACTTCCGCCATTGCAAGGCGATGGCCTATAGCCAGCCCGAGGTGCTGCACGAACTGTTACGGCAACTGGCGCTGGTGGTCACCGACTATCTTAACGCGCAGATCGAAGCGGGTGCCCAGGTGGTGCAAATTTTTGACTCATGGGGCGGCGCGCTCGGCCATAAGGCCTATGAAGAGTTTTCGCTCGACTACATGAAACAGATCATCTCTGGCCTTAAGCGTGAACATCAGGGCCGCAAGGTTCCGGTGATCCTTTTTACCAAGGGCGGTGGCCAATGGCTCGATGTGATGGCCGACAGTGGTGCCGATGCCCTCGGACTGGATTGGACCACCTCCTTGAGCACGGCGCGCGCTCAGGTCGGTGATCGGGTCGCCTTGCAGGGCAATATGGATCCGAGCGTGCTCTATGCCAGCCCAGATCGTATCCGCGCTGAAGTGGATCGGATTCTGGCTGAATATGGCAGCGGCAACGGTCATATCTTTAATCTTGGCCACGGTATCCATCAGTTTGTTGACCCAGCCCATGCCGGCGCCTTCGTCGAGGCGGTGGTCGAACTCTCGCCCAAGTACCACCGCTAG
- the parC gene encoding DNA topoisomerase IV subunit A: MSDQSPDYLETMSLSNFTEKAYLDYSMYVILDRALPHVGDGLKPVQRRIIYAMSELGLKYTAKYKKSARTVGDVLGKYHPHGDSACYEAMVLMAQPFSYRYPLVDGQGNWGSPDDPKSFAAMRYTESRLHKHAQLLLEELGQGTVNWTPNFDGTMDEPVVLPARLPHVLLNGTTGIAVGMATDIPPHNLREIASACVHLIDQPDASVADLMMHIKGPDFPTGAELITPRDEVQKLYESGRGTLRLRSKYMMDGTDIIITELPHQVSGSKILEQIAAQMQAKKLPMVADLRDESDHENPTRLVIEPRSNRIDVEALMQHLFASTDLEKTIRVNLNMIGINGRPQVKSLRGILSEWLEFRTDTVRRRLQHRLDKLLARLHILDGMLIAYLNIDEVIAIIRTEEKPKEVFMSRFGLSDIQAEAILEIKLRQLAKLEEIKIRAEQDELAMERDKLVKILGSAARMRTLIKKEILADAETFGDERRTVLIKRQDAAAFSEMDILPNEAVTVVLSERGWLRTGKGHELDPLGLSYKAGDAFALLALGKSNQTTVLLDSTGRSYALQTHLLPSARGQGEPLTTKVNPPPGAQMKGLLLGNPDDQYLLSSDAGYGFIARMADMISKNKAGKALLNLPTGAEVLAPVPVKQLATDYLASVTNEGRMLVFPVRDLPELAKGKGNKIINVPSTRAALREELMIGAVVLGASDTLVIYAGKRKLKLRSGDLEHYLGERGRRGNKLPRGFQNVTAIEIE, from the coding sequence ATGTCTGACCAAAGCCCCGATTACCTCGAAACCATGTCGCTGAGCAACTTCACCGAAAAGGCTTACCTGGATTATTCCATGTACGTCATTCTGGACCGTGCCTTGCCACACGTCGGTGATGGTCTGAAACCGGTTCAGCGGCGCATCATCTATGCCATGAGCGAACTCGGGCTTAAGTACACGGCCAAATACAAGAAATCAGCGCGTACGGTCGGCGACGTCTTGGGTAAGTATCACCCGCACGGTGACAGTGCCTGTTATGAAGCCATGGTCTTGATGGCACAACCCTTTTCTTACCGTTATCCGCTGGTTGACGGCCAGGGTAATTGGGGTTCACCCGACGATCCGAAATCCTTTGCCGCGATGCGGTACACCGAGTCTCGACTGCACAAACATGCCCAACTGCTTCTAGAAGAGCTGGGTCAGGGTACCGTGAATTGGACGCCCAACTTCGATGGCACCATGGACGAGCCGGTGGTGCTGCCAGCCCGCTTGCCGCACGTCTTGCTCAACGGTACCACCGGTATCGCGGTCGGCATGGCGACCGATATTCCGCCGCACAACCTGCGCGAAATTGCCTCCGCCTGTGTACATCTGATCGATCAACCGGACGCCTCGGTCGCCGACCTGATGATGCACATCAAGGGTCCTGATTTCCCGACCGGTGCCGAGCTGATTACGCCGCGCGATGAAGTGCAAAAGCTCTACGAAAGTGGCCGGGGTACCTTGCGGCTGCGCTCCAAATATATGATGGACGGCACCGATATTATTATCACCGAGCTGCCGCACCAGGTTTCGGGCTCGAAGATACTCGAACAGATCGCCGCGCAGATGCAGGCTAAAAAATTGCCGATGGTGGCCGATCTACGCGATGAGTCGGATCATGAAAATCCAACCCGACTGGTGATCGAACCGCGCAGTAATAGAATCGATGTTGAGGCACTTATGCAACATCTGTTTGCCAGTACCGATCTGGAAAAAACCATCCGCGTCAATCTCAATATGATTGGCATTAACGGTCGGCCGCAGGTTAAATCCTTACGCGGTATTCTCAGTGAATGGTTGGAATTCCGAACCGATACGGTGCGCCGTCGCCTGCAGCATCGGCTCGATAAGCTGCTCGCCCGCTTGCATATTCTCGACGGTATGCTCATTGCCTATCTCAATATCGATGAAGTGATCGCCATTATTCGCACCGAAGAGAAGCCGAAAGAAGTCTTTATGTCGCGCTTTGGTTTAAGCGATATTCAAGCCGAGGCGATCCTCGAGATTAAGCTCCGTCAATTGGCCAAGCTGGAAGAAATTAAGATCCGGGCCGAGCAAGATGAATTGGCTATGGAACGAGACAAACTGGTGAAGATTCTCGGATCCGCGGCCCGCATGCGGACTCTGATCAAGAAAGAAATTCTCGCCGACGCCGAAACCTTCGGCGACGAGCGGCGCACTGTCTTGATCAAGCGTCAGGACGCCGCGGCCTTTAGTGAAATGGACATACTGCCCAATGAAGCAGTGACCGTGGTGCTGTCTGAACGCGGTTGGTTGCGCACCGGCAAAGGGCACGAGCTGGATCCCCTGGGGCTAAGTTATAAGGCCGGTGATGCCTTTGCCTTGCTTGCGCTGGGAAAGAGTAACCAAACCACCGTATTACTCGATTCGACCGGTCGCTCCTACGCGCTGCAAACCCACCTCTTGCCGTCGGCGCGAGGCCAGGGAGAACCCTTAACGACCAAGGTGAACCCACCACCGGGCGCGCAAATGAAGGGTCTGTTGTTGGGTAATCCGGACGATCAATACTTGCTCAGTTCCGATGCCGGCTATGGTTTTATTGCCCGCATGGCGGATATGATCAGCAAAAACAAGGCCGGCAAAGCCCTGTTGAACCTGCCAACTGGGGCGGAGGTGCTGGCCCCGGTGCCGGTCAAACAACTGGCCACCGACTATCTGGCCTCGGTCACTAACGAAGGCCGCATGCTGGTCTTTCCGGTCCGAGACCTGCCCGAGCTGGCCAAAGGCAAGGGCAATAAGATTATTAATGTGCCCTCGACCCGAGCGGCACTGCGCGAGGAGTTGATGATCGGTGCCGTGGTGCTGGGCGCGAGCGACACCTTGGTGATCTATGCCGGCAAGCGCAAATTGAAACTGCGCAGTGGCGATCTTGAACATTATCTGGGTGAACGCGGCCGTCGGGGCAATAAGCTGCCGCGTGGCTTCCAAAACGTCACCGCGATCGAAATCGAATAG
- the hemC gene encoding hydroxymethylbilane synthase has product MTETLRIATRKSPLALWQAEFVKAELLKYHPDLVVELVLISTKGDKILDVALSKVGGKGLFVKELEVAITEGRADIAVHSMKDVTMHLPDGFELPIICAREQPFDAFVSNDFKHLDDLPLGAVVGTSSLRRQAQLLARRPDLQINFLRGNVGTRLAKLDAGEYQAILLASAGLIRLDLMQRIRHHIDADWLLPAVGQGAVGIETRAQDHRVIKLLAPLHHAPTALRVRAERAMNRKLNGGCEVPIAGYATLGKHSMHLEGRVGSVDGVTLLKASAEIPLVGSDEEQMLAGEQLGVDIADQLLAQGAATILAAL; this is encoded by the coding sequence ATGACCGAAACGCTGAGAATTGCTACCCGAAAAAGTCCCTTGGCCTTGTGGCAGGCCGAATTCGTCAAAGCTGAACTGCTCAAATACCATCCCGATCTGGTGGTGGAGTTGGTACTGATCAGCACCAAGGGCGACAAGATATTGGATGTCGCCCTGTCCAAGGTCGGCGGTAAAGGCCTCTTCGTGAAAGAATTGGAAGTTGCCATCACCGAAGGGCGGGCCGATATTGCCGTGCACTCCATGAAAGACGTGACCATGCATCTGCCGGACGGCTTCGAGCTGCCGATTATCTGCGCGCGGGAACAGCCTTTCGATGCCTTTGTCAGTAACGACTTTAAACATCTCGATGACCTGCCATTGGGGGCCGTTGTCGGCACTTCGAGCCTGCGTCGTCAGGCACAATTATTGGCTCGACGGCCGGACCTGCAGATCAATTTTTTACGCGGTAACGTTGGTACCCGATTGGCCAAGCTCGATGCCGGTGAGTACCAGGCGATTCTATTGGCCAGTGCCGGTCTTATTCGCTTGGACCTAATGCAGCGCATTCGCCACCATATCGATGCCGATTGGCTGCTACCGGCCGTCGGCCAGGGCGCCGTCGGCATCGAAACGCGCGCGCAAGATCATCGCGTGATAAAGCTGCTAGCGCCCCTGCACCATGCCCCGACGGCCTTGAGAGTGCGCGCCGAACGCGCCATGAACCGTAAACTCAATGGCGGCTGTGAGGTGCCAATCGCCGGCTACGCGACCTTGGGCAAGCACAGCATGCACCTAGAAGGTCGGGTCGGCTCGGTCGATGGCGTGACCCTGTTAAAAGCCTCGGCAGAGATCCCTTTGGTGGGCAGCGACGAGGAACAAATGCTGGCGGGCGAGCAGCTCGGTGTCGATATTGCCGACCAGTTGCTGGCCCAGGGCGCGGCGACGATTCTGGCCGCGCTCTAA
- a CDS encoding uroporphyrinogen-III synthase translates to MRLLVPKATADQARWQSIVEQAPGSLQFVDPWRLTPLPETPSQKHTWLNLDRYQAVLCVSAQAAQALVQAIDTYWPQAPAEVSWLCNGPQTASVLRSAGLTATHPERGYTAEDVLRLDVCQVKNDDNWLIVKGVGGRLIYADTLTQRGARVDSIDVYQRGLIPEALTKLVQLAPQHDAIWVSSEYFGQQLLASAPTFWHAWPGQWWLSSPRLVQWAQREGLQTIVPGQGATPEALYQLMMSVAQRNAVPKHR, encoded by the coding sequence ATGCGGTTGTTGGTGCCCAAGGCAACGGCCGACCAGGCGCGCTGGCAGTCCATTGTCGAGCAGGCACCCGGATCGCTCCAGTTTGTCGATCCGTGGCGTCTGACGCCCTTGCCTGAGACGCCGAGCCAGAAGCATACTTGGTTGAATCTCGACCGCTATCAGGCCGTGCTTTGTGTCAGTGCCCAGGCGGCTCAGGCTCTGGTGCAGGCCATAGATACCTATTGGCCTCAGGCGCCGGCCGAAGTTAGCTGGTTGTGTAATGGTCCCCAGACGGCATCTGTGCTGCGCTCGGCCGGTTTAACGGCGACCCATCCGGAACGAGGCTATACTGCCGAAGACGTGCTCAGGCTGGACGTTTGCCAAGTGAAAAACGATGACAATTGGCTTATTGTCAAGGGTGTGGGCGGTCGGTTAATCTACGCCGATACCTTGACCCAACGCGGCGCTCGAGTCGACAGTATCGACGTGTATCAACGCGGGCTAATTCCGGAAGCATTGACAAAATTGGTTCAACTGGCCCCGCAGCACGATGCGATCTGGGTCAGCTCAGAGTATTTTGGCCAGCAATTATTGGCCTCTGCACCGACCTTCTGGCACGCATGGCCCGGCCAATGGTGGCTGTCATCGCCGCGTTTGGTGCAGTGGGCCCAGCGCGAAGGCTTGCAAACGATAGTGCCAGGCCAGGGTGCTACACCGGAAGCGCTTTATCAGTTAATGATGTCCGTTGCGCAGCGCAACGCCGTTCCTAAACACAGGTGA
- a CDS encoding uroporphyrinogen-III C-methyltransferase: MTEHEQDKLQTPSPAKAADTTRAPTQDSSGEKASVGGAKNTGQSAQPAGAEKASNAGGSVAGKAEHPARRPALRRLAWLLLVTAVVAAVAAAGFSFWQINQRAIAAFGLQQQSLETRLEESQRQIAQLQVGNQESSAAWQQAVSKLETLVIDSAQRLNRVANRNENRWPLEEALTLTRLAQQRLQLDASALVATGLLRSADEILSTLDQAAVLPLRRQLAIDLLALDSVASADVNGLYFALDALAGQIKALSWVPKPSLPKALPVNDTPLTGFWHSLKQIVVIQRLDVPMQAPALMNDFERWRQHQLLLIDQSQLALLARNQDLFDVALSQTRDVLAQMASQFPTEVWQQQLTAMQTAVLNPQWPDLQGSRAAIEMYLSEQTAPVVEVTQ; encoded by the coding sequence ATGACTGAGCACGAACAGGATAAATTGCAGACGCCGAGCCCCGCAAAGGCTGCAGATACAACCAGGGCGCCAACGCAGGACTCTTCAGGCGAGAAGGCGAGCGTCGGTGGCGCAAAAAATACCGGCCAAAGCGCTCAGCCGGCTGGGGCTGAAAAAGCGAGTAATGCAGGCGGCTCCGTAGCCGGCAAGGCCGAGCATCCGGCCCGCAGACCCGCACTGCGCCGGCTAGCGTGGTTGCTGCTCGTGACGGCGGTTGTTGCTGCCGTGGCCGCCGCCGGCTTCAGCTTTTGGCAAATAAATCAGCGTGCCATAGCGGCCTTTGGGCTGCAACAGCAGTCCCTGGAAACCCGCCTCGAAGAAAGCCAGCGGCAGATCGCACAACTGCAGGTCGGCAACCAGGAATCCAGTGCGGCTTGGCAGCAGGCCGTGAGTAAGTTGGAAACCCTGGTGATCGATTCGGCTCAGCGCCTGAATCGGGTTGCCAATCGCAATGAAAATCGCTGGCCGTTGGAGGAAGCCCTGACTCTAACCCGCTTGGCCCAGCAGCGCTTGCAGCTGGATGCATCGGCCCTGGTCGCAACCGGTCTATTGCGTTCGGCGGACGAGATTCTATCGACCCTAGACCAGGCGGCGGTGTTGCCATTACGTCGTCAATTGGCGATCGATCTGCTGGCCCTGGACTCGGTTGCGTCGGCCGATGTGAATGGTCTCTACTTTGCGCTCGATGCCCTTGCGGGCCAAATTAAAGCACTCAGTTGGGTGCCCAAACCCAGTCTGCCAAAGGCTTTACCTGTCAATGACACACCCCTGACCGGTTTCTGGCACAGTCTCAAACAGATTGTGGTGATCCAGCGGCTTGATGTTCCGATGCAAGCCCCAGCCCTGATGAACGACTTTGAACGCTGGCGTCAGCATCAGCTGCTGCTCATCGATCAGAGTCAGTTAGCGCTGCTGGCCCGGAATCAGGATCTGTTCGATGTTGCCCTGAGTCAAACGCGGGACGTCTTGGCGCAAATGGCCAGCCAATTCCCGACCGAGGTTTGGCAGCAGCAATTGACCGCTATGCAAACGGCGGTGTTGAATCCGCAATGGCCTGATCTCCAGGGCAGTCGCGCGGCCATCGAAATGTATCTGTCGGAACAGACTGCACCCGTTGTGGAGGTCACCCAATGA
- a CDS encoding heme biosynthesis protein HemY, whose amino-acid sequence MTRLMGWVVVLAILLLLGGALAQMMIADAGVIMVAWHGWLIETTFWSGLALIISLLIALLGLVALWRKLGPTRMLSRYRLRRDQKAAKKETAIAITSWLDGDDDRALTALQRVANAGGSDRLPQAIALAIGLTQGEWPERYAAFVANDPELKLFAQTLQAERCWQAKDYGAFVTLLQAHSDLAQVSWLRERFWQALYEQAHYAALLTGVNEAAHIQPQLREHWLIKTVTAALQQAQGDETALVTILKPLAKAQRNLPDILVAEIRYLVSIGQHANAFKRAKNLLERPGQSEHSALLIDLQIANLDKLSWLENHTPVTCGPIFCRTLGLVNLQQQLWGSAQSWLEQGWQQQDRQSGLKLAELFEQRNMTDQAQRIYKQLAQRPHTNP is encoded by the coding sequence ATGACTCGACTGATGGGGTGGGTTGTGGTCTTGGCCATACTGCTGTTGCTGGGCGGTGCGCTGGCGCAGATGATGATCGCAGACGCCGGGGTGATTATGGTCGCTTGGCACGGTTGGTTGATCGAAACCACCTTTTGGAGCGGTCTGGCGTTGATCATCAGTCTGCTGATTGCGCTCCTTGGACTGGTGGCCCTATGGCGCAAACTGGGGCCCACGCGAATGCTCAGTCGCTATCGATTGCGGCGCGATCAGAAGGCCGCTAAGAAGGAAACCGCCATTGCCATCACCAGCTGGCTCGATGGCGACGATGATCGCGCCTTGACCGCCTTGCAACGCGTCGCCAATGCCGGCGGCTCCGACCGGTTGCCGCAGGCCATCGCCTTGGCCATTGGCCTGACACAGGGCGAGTGGCCCGAGCGCTATGCCGCCTTTGTCGCCAATGACCCGGAATTAAAGCTTTTTGCCCAGACCTTGCAGGCCGAACGCTGCTGGCAGGCCAAGGACTACGGAGCCTTTGTTACCTTATTACAGGCGCATTCGGATCTGGCTCAGGTATCTTGGTTGCGGGAACGTTTTTGGCAAGCCCTCTACGAGCAGGCGCACTATGCCGCGCTGCTGACCGGTGTCAATGAGGCGGCGCACATCCAACCACAACTTCGCGAACACTGGTTGATCAAGACGGTAACCGCGGCGCTGCAGCAAGCCCAGGGCGATGAAACCGCACTGGTGACAATTTTAAAGCCGTTGGCCAAAGCCCAGCGAAACCTGCCGGATATCTTGGTCGCCGAGATCCGCTATTTGGTCTCGATTGGTCAGCATGCCAATGCTTTTAAACGGGCGAAAAACCTGTTGGAACGACCCGGCCAGAGTGAGCACAGCGCCCTGCTGATCGACTTGCAGATTGCCAATCTGGACAAGCTGAGCTGGCTCGAGAATCATACCCCAGTGACCTGCGGACCGATTTTTTGCCGTACCCTAGGCCTGGTAAACTTGCAGCAACAGCTCTGGGGTAGTGCACAAAGTTGGTTGGAGCAGGGTTGGCAACAACAGGATCGCCAGTCTGGTTTGAAATTGGCCGAGCTCTTTGAGCAGCGCAATATGACCGACCAGGCCCAACGCATCTATAAACAGCTGGCCCAGCGCCCGCACACCAATCCCTAG